Genomic segment of Andrena cerasifolii isolate SP2316 chromosome 16, iyAndCera1_principal, whole genome shotgun sequence:
ATTGTATCGCGCGAATGAAACTGCATTTCCACATAGAGCATTATATTTTGCAGCCCGCTAGTGTTGGATGTATGCCAAAATCATGATAAATACAACAACGAGGATACACAGGCCGCTGGTGCTCTTGCTCTCAGTAAAATGATGACAGTGAGCTCCGGATTCTGTGAGGAATCGTTACAGCTTTTAATCACAATACTGGAACGCTCGACGCACCCTCCTATCCGAGCCAGCCTACTCATTGGAATCAGCGATCTTGCGACCAGGTTTCCGAGCCAAGTGGAACCATGGATGAAGCACATTTATGGCAGGTAAACCGGCGAACCAAGCCAAGGGATCtcaaacttaagggggtatctGCGTTTTTCGGAAGTAGTTAGTTGGTAGAATATACCGTTAAAGTCTGGGAGGAATATTCAAAGTATTTCGACATTTATAGACCTGTGAAGTGAGCTCATCGCGCGCTGCGTAAGCgctgaaaattttaaacgcgtttttctcaggaTGACTACTTCTCGCCTGGCGGGtcagaaataaaagaaactactCTAGCAACCGGTGTGCAACTTTTTGAGATTACTCTAAAAACCATTGGCTATCGCAAGAAGCAGAATCGagcttttgcaatgaaaatttcataCTCTTTTCACACCTCCAAGTTGCGAAAACGTTAATTTCTGATAGAAATGGCTAATTGTGCTTCCTGCGACAGTGATTAGATAAGTCTATGAGCCGAAACTTCACCCGCCAATGAGGTGTCTCTTTTTCTAGGCGTCACATTAGCGGctaatttttgcataaaaaaacaattgaaaaattacaaaaaaaaattggtttgcATACTCTTTAAGTAGATTAATATTACGTAACAAGTTTTCTTCGGACGGATTACCAGAGCACACCCATCACGATCAATTGAAAGCACGACGAATTTTCAGACTCAGGGATACAGATACAAATGTACGAAGCACCTGCGTCCGTGTTCTATCGAGTCTCATAATGAGAGACATGGTGCGCGTTAGAGGCCAGATATCAGAATTAGCACTCTGCATGGTCGACTCAGATACGCAGATTCGCCAGAACGCCAGACAGTTTTTCAAGGCGCTATCGCAGAAGGGCAACGCTCTGTACAACGTGATGCCTGATATATTATCTCGATTGACCGATCCTGACTTAGATTTAAAGGAATCTGATTTCCAAGAGATTTTAAAGTACGTATTATCGCTAGAAAAAGAAACGATAAGAATGTCGCGACATGATTTTGCACGTTGATCTATGTTCACAGGCATATATTGGATTTACTGCAGAAGGAGAAGCAAATCGATGCTATAATCGATAAAATTTGTGCCAGGTTCAAACTGGCCACCACAGAGAGGCAATGGCGCGACTTTGCGTATTGCCTTTCGCTTCTACAATTCGGCTCGAAAAGTAAGTGACGAATGAATGCTGACTGAATGCACAGTTTATTAAAGGTCGTTATTTCTTAAATTAAATAGCGAATAATTTCTTAGGTATACGCCACCTTATCGAAAGTCTGCCTCTGCTAAAAGAGAAGATTCATCACAAGCAAGTGTTGAAGGCGTTGCAGTCTattacggagcaggcgaagaaaAAGCCGAACACAAAGGAAGCTGCCATAGAATTGGAGGAGAAAATAGCACAGCTGATCAAAGGTGTGGAGGAGGCGAAACAGAATGATACGGAAATGATGCCGCCGCCGCCAGCGCCGAGAACAAAGAAGCGTTCAAGGACCTCGAAGCACAGGAGCAGCAGCGAGGAAGAGGATGAGGACGTAGACAGTGACTCTGACACAGCAGCTGCTACAAGACGTACGTTttgtttgaacaaaaattgtcgTTACATATATTTCATGGCTAACATTAAATCATTATAGCGAAAAGTGTCAAGATGACGAGGCCGCGGCAGCGCAGAAGTAAATCGAGTTCTGATTCGGACTCGGACGACGAAAGCGCATCAATGAAAACTCCCAGCAGGCCAAGTACGTGTTGTAGTTTGTACAAATGATTTCACCGTTTCgtcgaatataattattattctcgtACTAGCTAAAGCAAATCCGCCGGCATCAAACACGAAGAGATCATCCGTTCGTAAGAAACTTACAGACTCGAGTGCTGCCACTCCATCACCGTTACCAAAGAGAAACAGACAGGCTGGAACTCCGTCGCGTAATCCTCGGAGAACCTCAGCGCGTTTATCTCAATCACGAGCTAAACATTAAAATTTGTAACTGCATTAGTACAACTACGCAGTTGcattatattctattttataaTACATCGACTTAAGGCCGGGGGGTGAAGTGACCGAGGAATATTTTTATActttgtttaataaaaaatctaGCTTGAGTTGCGCGTGAATTCATGCTTGGCCCAAGTTTAAACTGAACTGAGTCTTTTGGAGGACACGTTTTATTAATACCCGTACATGAAATTCTGCGAGCTCCTTATGAATAATATCTTATCTAGCTTCTTGTTTTTCCACAGAGACGGatcaaatatgaaattttaaaaaaatatctacgAATGTTCGGTGCATTTAAGTGAGCTGATCATTCTTACCGTCAAGATTCTGATTATGCACACTCGTTTGTGAAAGTACACTGCTAGTAGATATCTGTATCTATTCAATCGGAACCACTACTTCCTTGCATTTCAACAACCGTCTATCGTAGAACCTAGTTATGACCCcgaaaaatttcaatttggCACTATTATAAAAATTGCAATAATAACCAGATATACAGAGTGTATATTattgtagaaatatttattctaatgaaaattataaaatctaaTGTAATATTCAAAGTAACAATTATATTATAGCACGTAATATACACATGTTTAAcatttattattgtaaattgtaacacTAACTGTGTTATGCAAAAGTACTGAGAGTTTTTAAGTTATACTCAATTCTGCGATAGGAACTTAACGCTTATGCTTTATACTAATAAAAAGGGTTATAGCTAGCAGTTATACCTATATATTAATAATTGCCAGctatttcaattattaataTATGATTAACTTCGTTTTATACATCTCTGCTATGACTAGTTATTAACTGTAACATATTTAAGTTAAAggcaatttaaaaaagtaaacatTCTTCTTGAGGAAGTATCTTATTATAGAAGATTCGTAAAAAAGTGTTTGCTATTCAATGAACATAAAATGAACGTTATATATGATAAGAATTAGATATAAGATTTACATCAGAATCAAGCTGACTGATCGAAGAGGGGTTCAATTTAGAATTGTGTTGGTCGGTGGCTGAATATTATAAGATCAGTAGAGAAACATGCAGACTACTTATACTGAAAGAAATCTGGCAATCTCTTATCATTTTACAATTTGCATCGCATTTTCAAAATGGGGCCGAGTAATGGGTTCAGCTTTCCATGCCATTTAAATATCAATGGCAAGTACATAGTTGCAAGACCATGTATGTATACTGTACTGTTAACAATAAGTTTAGTATTCcattaatttcattttcacggtttcggattatttattatacaatcgCATAGTACTTCCTCACTTTCAACAATAGTAAAAAGGATCTTCTAATCTCATCCAATTTCAAATTTCTCCAATTCCCTCAATCAGCATGcatttataaaagaaacattAACAAAAACCAATTTCTATTTCTCTACCGCGTCACTCACACTTCAACTTCCACTTATATCCCACATTTTCCATTCATTCTGAATTTCCTATCACAGTCTGATATTTAAACGGCATGCTTTGGAAGCCGATTACCAATTGGGCATCACCCGAAAGCAAAGACTAAAATTGCAAGACGGTAAGAAACCTCTCGATTTCTTTCGGCGTAAGGAATTGCTTTTAGCTTGCCTTGTAAcgttggaacaccctgtataccaaATTGCTTAAAACAAGTGACTCCAagttagagctgttactttttgacccgtcgggtacccggctacccggaacaacttcaagcaatcgagtgttttattgtctgtggtattgttTGTTGTTAGCCAAAAAtcatcgaacaataccacattcaatggcttgaagtggttccgggtagccgggtacccgacgggtcaaaaagtaacagctctactcCAAGTGTTGTAAACACGTGTCAATTTTAACTCGTGTATGCGCGAACTTGCCAGCAATAAGTAGGACACTGTATTCTTTTTATTATGCATTCGTGTACAACAGATACACCGTACTGGGTGTCGTGGGAAAGACTAGTGTAAAAATCTGGTACGTAACACAGGCTCGACACGTGTATAACTAATATTTCAAGAGATTTGTCGAATGTGGCATTTGTTATACCAAATCGCGACTAACGCTACGTTTAAATGTCATAGAACGTACTTCTGTTCCAGACTTCCCTGATTTACAAAGGTTGGAAGTATTAGGGTTTGGAGTAGGACTCTGTGAAAGAGATGCTCGTTCGTCATTACCAGATTTTTCGCGCTCCAATCTTTGTTTACTGAATTTCCCCATCCCGGGACGATAAATCTCCATGGCAGGGCGATCCTGTTAACAACGTAGAGCAGTGTTTTAAAACATTCGCAAGATGTAAGAATCGCTTTCAATATTTTAAGGGGAATAAGTGCCCACCTTATTTCTAATCCTACGTTCCATTCGTGGATCTTTCTTGTCTTTCTCCTTATCTTCATTCTCAGCCTTTTGTAGATTATTTTGGTCACCACCGTCTAAAGACTTGTGCCGCCTCAAACAATTCCCGTCCCCTGTGCCTCCTTCGCCCCCGCTTTCAAGTGaattgcgcctcttcgttaccTTCGAATCTTTCTTCTCCTCGGCATCGTCATTTTCGTTACCGTCTTTATTGATATGTTCGTTAGactttgatttttcaatatctttgtTAGTTTCACCAGTTGTGGACACTGTTTCTGTAAATGTTTAAACATTAATGTTTCAGGAGCaaggtaataatttttatttatatacatcGCATAGTATCATGctcttacctatttttttttgttcttttattaGCTCAAGATCTGGTATACGATCTTCCACTAAAACTTTTCTCTCCTTAGTTTCTTCCCTTTCTTTACCTTTACATGTTTCCGTGTCGTCTTTATCGTTTACAGATTCTTCTTTTCCCTTAGTATTTTCGCACGAATCAACCTGCGGCTCCTTTCTCTGAGGGCCCTCTTCTTCGCTTTTTGATTTCGTATTACTTTCAGCGTCAATATTGAATTCTACATTTTGCTTTTTAGTCTCCGCAAGCCTTTTCTTCTCTTGCCTCATTTTCTCATAACTTTTACCCCGTTTCTCTTCGATCTTTCGCTCTCTAGAATCTTTTATATCCTCTTTAAAATCATACTTCCTGTCATCCTTCCCGTCAATTCTTCTATCGTCTTTTATACTATCCCTTTCATCGCGCCTTCCATATACCTTTTTATCCTCGTGACGTTTCTGATGTTTCATGTCTCTATCCTTATTTCTGTCTTCGACCCTGTCTCTATACCCTTTCGTTATAGGTTTCGAGTCTCGGTCTCGTGGCACTTTCTCACGCAACTTATCCTCCTTTTTAACGCGATTCTTTATATCTTTGGGAGGAAGCTTGTCCTTTTCCTCTTTGTTCTCTTTATTATCTTTATACATTTCTTTGTCGAGATCAGGATTTTTCAACACCTATAACAAAACGAAGATTTTAAGCAATGCGGTATTACCATGATTAACGACGATAAAACAGAACTCGCCATAGTAAGTTTcgcaataatttacaataaagtAACACAGAATTTGCACTTTTTTTCTAAAAACAATTTCTCTTACAAAATTTAATGAGTACAAACTAGGCGATAGTAAAGCAATCATATCTTAATAAATGTATACAAATTTGGCATACAATAttcaacagaaaaaaatgtatagcGTTGAACTAAATCACATAAATGATAAATAATTCTGTCCCCTCGTGACCTCTTGGCGTAGAGTAAATAGATAACATAAATTTCCCTGCTAATCACTCGCAGTCTCTGCTTCATGAGTTTTTACGATACGCTGGCAATCCCGGCTCGCAGAGATTTTTAAAAGGATAAAGCTTCTGATAATCGAAGACGGCACTGCAGCTTCTTGATTTCGACAATTCCGATGGTATCTGCATCTTCCAGGACTTGTGTATACTAGCGAACTGAGACTTCGACAACGCAGAGAAATAGTTCTTGTTGCCGATATACTGAGACGCGTATTTAGTATTGTTATGAATACAATTGTTCTTAATATTGTTCCAATGGTCGTAATTATTTTTCCTGCAACTCGTGTCCTTCTCGTTGTAGCTTCTCTCGTAAAAGTAGAATAGTTTCGGCGGTTTGTTATTATGATGCCAGCGCTCATTCAGACGAGACATGCTTTTAACACAATTTATGTATACTTCagtattttcatttctgtaagaCTGTTGCACGCTCAACGAACTTTTGCTCGCCGGTGCCGCGGCTACAATTCCATTGTTCGGGATTTCTCCTTTGCATTCGTGAGATACACTTAGATACTGGGTAGGATGATCGAAAGGTATATCCTCTGACTTGACAGTTGAGGAGGTAGAAAGGAAGGAATACTTGGACTGGTTATCTTCAATGTTACACATGGACTGCAGGGTGAAAAGATTAGTATCAGCAAATACAGTAGAGAATGTAACACTTAAAATTTAGGCTCACAACTTCCATTATTCTGATTCATTACTTTTCTCTAATTCTATACTGTATTTGTCACGTTCGGAGCTAGTTTAAAGCGTATTTGAATTAATC
This window contains:
- the Upf3 gene encoding UPF3 regulator of nonsense mediated mRNA decay isoform X2: MTMTEETQQSETAAQNEAQTSSPDVGKVKDSKKEKCRPMTKVVIRRLPPSMTQDQFLEQVSPLPEHDYLYFVKADMSMGQFAFSRAYINFIEQQDIFMFREKFDNYVFVDSKGTEYPAVVEFAPFQRLLKKRVGKKKDLKCGTIEADPYYISFLEGLKNQEAESNIAQPKTEYSYQPPDNTPKKVTTTPLLEYLKQRKQEKQRLRDEKREERRRRDLERRRTKEDPIISKVLKNPDLDKEMYKDNKENKEEKDKLPPKDIKNRVKKEDKLREKVPRDRDSKPITKGYRDRVEDRNKDRDMKHQKRHEDKKVYGRRDERDSIKDDRRIDGKDDRKYDFKEDIKDSRERKIEEKRGKSYEKMRQEKKRLAETKKQNVEFNIDAESNTKSKSEEEGPQRKEPQVDSCENTKGKEESVNDKDDTETCKGKEREETKERKVLVEDRIPDLELIKEQKKIETVSTTGETNKDIEKSKSNEHINKDGNENDDAEEKKDSKVTKRRNSLESGGEGGTGDGNCLRRHKSLDGGDQNNLQKAENEDKEKDKKDPRMERRIRNKDRPAMEIYRPGMGKFSKQRLEREKSARD
- the Upf3 gene encoding UPF3 regulator of nonsense mediated mRNA decay isoform X1, encoding MTMTEETQQSETAAQNEAQTSSPDVGKVKDSKKEKCRPMTKVVIRRLPPSMTQDQFLEQVSPLPEHDYLYFVKADMSMGQFAFSRAYINFIEQQDIFMFREKFDNYVFVDSKGTEYPAVVEFAPFQRLLKKRVGKKKDLKCGTIEADPYYISFLEGLKNQEAESNIAQPKTEYSYQPPDNTPKKVTTTPLLEYLKQRKQEKQRLRDEKREERRRRDLERRRTKEDPIISKVLKNPDLDKEMYKDNKENKEEKDKLPPKDIKNRVKKEDKLREKVPRDRDSKPITKGYRDRVEDRNKDRDMKHQKRHEDKKVYGRRDERDSIKDDRRIDGKDDRKYDFKEDIKDSRERKIEEKRGKSYEKMRQEKKRLAETKKQNVEFNIDAESNTKSKSEEEGPQRKEPQVDSCENTKGKEESVNDKDDTETCKGKEREETKERKVLVEDRIPDLELIKEQKKIETVSTTGETNKDIEKSKSNEHINKDGNENDDAEEKKDSKVTKRRNSLESGGEGGTGDGNCLRRHKSLDGGDQNNLQKAENEDKEKDKKDPRMERRIRNKDRPAMEIYRPGMGKFSKQRLEREKSGNDERASLSQSPTPNPNTSNLCKSGKSGTEVRSMTFKRSVSRDLV